A section of the Lujinxingia vulgaris genome encodes:
- a CDS encoding IS4/Tn5 family transposase DNA-binding protein: MEATTMMADLTLSDELQDVDLGDKRRNERYVRIAGRLAAQPDKSVPDAMENHAEVEAYYRLMSNDAAEHQTLLEPHFDKTSRRSEASQTVLVAHDTTEFAYAIHDEPSRENLARLRANQQGFLWHASLAVSADGTRAPLGLVASRPYVHASQIEGQEALDFWRAQNGLLDNEQTRWLDAVEASEARLKDVDEVIHVMDREGDDFNTLFPMVFSGYGFVVRMTGDRSVSTGPKRSEKAPLEAVLDKVEWSKSMRTI; encoded by the coding sequence ATGGAAGCGACCACGATGATGGCAGATCTGACGTTGAGCGATGAACTCCAGGACGTGGATCTGGGCGATAAACGGCGCAACGAGCGTTACGTCAGAATTGCCGGACGACTGGCCGCGCAACCCGATAAATCGGTTCCTGATGCGATGGAAAATCACGCTGAGGTTGAGGCCTATTATCGCCTGATGAGCAACGATGCGGCCGAGCACCAAACCCTTCTTGAGCCGCATTTTGACAAGACTTCCCGGCGCAGCGAAGCGTCGCAAACCGTGCTGGTTGCGCACGATACCACCGAGTTTGCGTACGCCATTCACGACGAGCCATCTCGGGAGAATCTTGCGCGTCTGCGGGCGAATCAGCAGGGCTTTCTCTGGCACGCTTCGCTGGCGGTGAGCGCCGACGGAACCCGCGCGCCGCTTGGACTTGTGGCCAGTCGCCCCTACGTGCACGCCTCGCAGATTGAGGGCCAGGAGGCGCTTGATTTCTGGCGCGCGCAGAACGGTCTTCTGGACAACGAGCAGACCCGATGGCTTGACGCTGTCGAGGCCTCCGAGGCCCGGCTTAAAGACGTCGACGAGGTGATTCATGTCATGGATCGCGAGGGCGATGACTTCAACACGCTCTTTCCGATGGTGTTCTCCGGCTACGGTTTTGTGGTGCGTATGACCGGCGATCGCAGCGTCTCCACCGGCCCAAAACGCAGCGAGAAAGCGCCGCTTGAGGCGGTTCTCGATAAGGTCGAATGGTCGAAATCAATGCGCACCATATAG
- a CDS encoding FG-GAP repeat protein — MLHPKPSGSLLPLLLTALLTLSPTLGCGGEEEADTPDVDAGDPGDVEDASDGDADADAGENPDADPDTDAGSSPDADAGENTDTDEDSDVLDPPPCPVDEYVDAGTCTACPAGTTNEAGDDPGGEDTSCDAILCAADERVDANACVPCGADLTSVEGADASGPDTQCFSDDACFTILGVDCDAFNGTYFKAAEPNGDDQFGQANAINADATVLVTAAPYDDAPGATGFDLLSEYGAVHIFTRDDETWSLHSEITASNQGVGDNFGLHALAIDASGDTLIVGAPNEDSGPDNPTENTHPDAGAVYVFERQTTGSGDAWVESAILKASDLIGGGDRFGSAVDISPDGNTIVVGAPLEDSLDDPEDFNATDSGAAYVFFRDDQADTGWREVGFLKADNASGGDGFGGYVAVDGTTLAIGAQYEDSTATGVNPTDTTNPEGLEYDSGAVYVFSFEPGVSCCTQEAYIKASNTDTRDRFGYRVELAGDVLAVNAPIEKSNASGIDAEQMNNGQQSGAVYVFRRTNGTWAQEAYIKSPLNRQGHNPAFGQGLGLNADGSMLAIGAFLDDSSAVGLNGEEQDWDLPASGAVFLFAFEGGQWTYSAFLKAPNSINGIRYGQDPEFSASGERLAIGAYHESGNSSGIDGDMNSFGTTRAGALFMHRVAPW, encoded by the coding sequence ATGCTCCATCCCAAGCCCTCCGGCTCACTCCTTCCGCTGCTCCTGACCGCCCTTCTCACGCTCTCCCCCACGTTGGGGTGTGGCGGCGAGGAGGAGGCCGATACCCCTGATGTTGACGCCGGCGATCCGGGCGACGTCGAAGACGCCTCGGATGGCGATGCGGACGCCGACGCCGGGGAGAACCCGGATGCCGATCCCGACACCGACGCGGGAAGCTCCCCGGATGCGGACGCCGGCGAAAACACCGACACCGATGAAGATTCGGACGTGCTCGATCCTCCCCCCTGTCCGGTTGACGAATACGTCGACGCCGGCACCTGCACCGCCTGCCCCGCGGGCACCACCAACGAAGCCGGCGACGACCCCGGCGGCGAAGACACCTCGTGCGACGCCATCCTCTGCGCCGCCGACGAGCGCGTGGACGCCAACGCCTGCGTCCCCTGCGGCGCCGATCTCACCAGCGTCGAAGGCGCTGACGCCTCCGGTCCCGACACCCAATGCTTCAGCGACGACGCCTGCTTCACCATCCTCGGCGTCGACTGCGACGCCTTCAACGGCACCTACTTCAAGGCCGCCGAACCCAATGGCGACGACCAGTTCGGCCAGGCCAACGCCATCAACGCCGACGCCACCGTCCTCGTCACCGCCGCCCCTTATGACGACGCCCCCGGCGCCACCGGCTTCGATCTCCTCTCTGAATACGGCGCCGTCCACATCTTTACCCGGGACGATGAGACCTGGTCGCTCCACTCCGAGATCACCGCCTCCAACCAGGGCGTGGGCGATAACTTCGGCCTCCACGCCCTCGCCATCGACGCCAGCGGCGACACCCTCATCGTCGGCGCGCCCAATGAGGACAGCGGCCCCGATAACCCCACCGAAAACACCCACCCCGACGCCGGGGCCGTCTACGTCTTTGAGCGTCAGACCACCGGAAGCGGTGATGCCTGGGTCGAGAGCGCCATCCTCAAAGCCTCCGACCTGATCGGCGGCGGCGATCGCTTCGGCTCTGCCGTCGACATCAGCCCCGACGGCAACACCATCGTCGTCGGCGCCCCGCTGGAAGACAGCCTCGACGACCCCGAAGATTTCAACGCCACCGACTCCGGCGCCGCCTACGTCTTCTTCCGCGACGACCAGGCCGACACGGGCTGGCGTGAGGTCGGGTTCTTAAAAGCCGACAACGCCAGCGGCGGCGACGGCTTCGGCGGCTACGTCGCCGTCGACGGCACCACCCTCGCGATCGGCGCGCAGTACGAAGACAGCACCGCCACCGGCGTCAACCCCACCGACACCACGAACCCCGAAGGGTTGGAGTACGACTCGGGCGCCGTCTACGTCTTCAGCTTTGAGCCCGGCGTCTCTTGCTGCACCCAGGAGGCCTATATCAAAGCCTCCAACACCGACACCCGCGACCGCTTCGGCTACCGCGTCGAGCTGGCGGGCGACGTCCTGGCCGTCAACGCCCCCATCGAAAAGAGCAACGCCAGCGGCATCGACGCCGAGCAGATGAACAACGGCCAGCAAAGCGGCGCCGTCTACGTCTTCCGCCGCACCAACGGCACCTGGGCCCAGGAGGCCTACATCAAATCCCCCCTCAACCGTCAGGGCCACAACCCCGCCTTCGGACAGGGTTTAGGCCTCAACGCCGACGGCTCCATGCTCGCCATTGGCGCCTTCCTCGACGACAGCAGCGCCGTCGGCCTCAATGGCGAGGAGCAGGATTGGGACCTCCCCGCCTCCGGCGCCGTCTTCCTCTTCGCCTTTGAGGGCGGGCAGTGGACCTACTCCGCGTTTCTCAAAGCGCCGAACTCCATCAACGGCATCCGCTACGGCCAGGACCCCGAGTTCAGCGCCAGCGGCGAACGCCTGGCCATCGGCGCCTACCACGAATCCGGCAACTCAAGCGGCATCGACGGCGACATGAACAGTTTTGGCACCACCCGCGCCGGCGCCCTCTTCATGCACCGCGTCGCGCCCTGGTAG
- a CDS encoding helix-turn-helix transcriptional regulator, producing the protein MSHVVQIAHAAYRLDGDDEGWLNELVEMMGPRLDRGRGFVGFRWRVEEGRVIPEEFITRGGWEGDETMFRSLLQNLDPTRARLAYEQPYCYRSLSEIAQAHPALEDLRDDSDMQRLAHDRDVIDFEMLRVDESRCQGWMFSVMRDEVAGVEPARRALWEHVAAHIAAGARLRQRLDRADLDGAAAIYDPRTDRLEVRETTLKPAARRETIRAMIAARRQADALAEHRPLEAMTLWQGLVAGRWSLLDVVDSDGRTYTILRENAVDVRSTVRLSERERQVAYLVGRGHHTKLVAYELGLSPSTVRSQLRSAMLKLNVEGRAGLIRLVSSVFEAPSPVPMEDSALLALADRPCDLPAQLTEAERDVARQVYEGLSNEAIAARRKTSVRTVANQLRAIYTKLGFNSREELVRRLGGGESS; encoded by the coding sequence TTGAGTCACGTTGTACAGATTGCCCATGCCGCCTACCGCCTCGATGGCGATGACGAGGGGTGGCTCAACGAGCTGGTCGAGATGATGGGGCCCCGGCTTGATCGGGGGCGAGGATTTGTGGGGTTTCGCTGGCGGGTGGAAGAGGGGCGAGTGATTCCCGAGGAGTTCATCACCCGCGGAGGTTGGGAGGGTGACGAGACGATGTTTCGTTCCTTGTTGCAAAACCTCGACCCGACCCGGGCGCGCCTGGCCTACGAGCAACCCTATTGCTACCGCAGCCTCTCGGAGATCGCGCAGGCCCACCCGGCCTTAGAGGATCTTCGCGACGACTCGGATATGCAGCGGCTGGCCCATGATCGCGACGTGATCGACTTTGAGATGCTGCGGGTCGATGAGTCGCGCTGCCAGGGGTGGATGTTCAGCGTGATGCGCGACGAGGTCGCCGGTGTGGAGCCGGCGCGCCGTGCCCTCTGGGAGCATGTCGCCGCGCATATCGCCGCCGGCGCCAGGCTGCGTCAACGCCTGGATCGGGCCGATCTCGATGGCGCCGCCGCCATCTACGATCCTCGCACCGACCGCCTGGAGGTTCGCGAAACCACGCTGAAACCCGCCGCGCGCCGGGAGACGATCCGCGCCATGATCGCCGCACGACGCCAGGCCGACGCTCTGGCCGAGCACCGACCGCTGGAGGCGATGACGCTCTGGCAGGGGCTGGTGGCCGGGCGCTGGTCGTTGCTGGATGTGGTCGACAGCGACGGGCGCACCTACACGATCCTGCGGGAGAACGCCGTCGATGTGCGCAGCACCGTGCGCCTGAGCGAGCGAGAGCGGCAGGTCGCCTATCTTGTGGGACGCGGCCACCACACCAAGCTGGTGGCCTATGAGCTGGGGCTCTCACCCTCGACGGTGCGCTCGCAGCTGCGCTCGGCGATGCTCAAGCTCAATGTCGAGGGTCGCGCCGGGCTGATTCGTCTGGTCAGCTCGGTCTTTGAAGCGCCGAGCCCCGTCCCGATGGAGGACAGCGCGCTGCTTGCGCTCGCCGACCGGCCCTGCGATCTGCCGGCGCAGCTCACCGAGGCCGAGCGCGATGTGGCGCGTCAGGTCTACGAGGGGCTTAGCAATGAGGCCATCGCCGCGCGTCGAAAAACCTCGGTGCGAACCGTGGCCAACCAGCTGCGCGCGATCTACACAAAACTCGGGTTCAACTCGCGCGAAGAGCTCGTGCGACGGCTTGGCGGCGGCGAATCGAGCTGA
- a CDS encoding DUF808 domain-containing protein, protein MAGTSLLTLIDDIATLLDDVSVMTKVAAKKTAGLIGDDLAVNAEQVTGFGAERELPVIFAVARGAMINKVILIPAALLISAFLPWLLVPLLLVGGAFLAYEGAHKVHHKLFHKEEEAHEKEELVKAARDEKVDLVAFEKEKIKGAIRTDFILSAEIIVIALAAVAEQSSDFVTQLGALIAISVIVVVGVYGLVAGIVKIDDLGLKLIKKNNGESALGSFLLNASPKIMKGLGIFGTVAMFLVGGGIFSHNIAPIEHLFHDLAHAAGPLAGALRYGLDGILGVIIGAIIVAILSLGSRLKPSTDEAADGAA, encoded by the coding sequence ATGGCCGGAACAAGCCTGCTTACGCTGATCGACGATATCGCCACGCTGCTCGACGACGTCTCGGTGATGACGAAGGTCGCCGCCAAAAAAACCGCCGGACTCATCGGCGACGACCTGGCGGTGAACGCCGAGCAGGTCACCGGCTTTGGTGCCGAGCGCGAGCTCCCGGTGATCTTCGCCGTCGCCAGAGGCGCGATGATCAACAAGGTGATCCTCATCCCGGCCGCCCTGCTGATCAGCGCGTTTTTACCCTGGCTGCTCGTCCCGCTTCTGCTCGTCGGCGGCGCCTTCCTGGCCTACGAGGGGGCGCATAAGGTCCACCACAAGCTCTTTCATAAAGAGGAAGAGGCCCACGAGAAGGAAGAGCTCGTCAAGGCCGCCCGCGACGAGAAGGTCGACCTGGTGGCCTTTGAGAAAGAGAAGATCAAGGGCGCCATCCGCACCGACTTCATCCTCTCGGCCGAGATCATCGTCATCGCCCTGGCCGCCGTCGCCGAACAATCCAGCGATTTTGTCACCCAGCTCGGCGCGCTCATCGCCATCAGCGTGATCGTGGTCGTGGGGGTCTACGGGCTGGTCGCGGGCATCGTGAAGATCGACGACCTGGGCCTCAAGCTCATCAAGAAAAACAATGGCGAGAGCGCCCTGGGCAGCTTCCTGCTCAACGCCTCCCCGAAGATCATGAAGGGGCTGGGGATCTTCGGCACCGTCGCGATGTTTTTGGTCGGCGGCGGGATTTTCTCACATAATATCGCGCCGATTGAGCACCTCTTCCACGACCTGGCGCACGCCGCCGGCCCGCTTGCCGGAGCGCTGCGCTACGGGCTCGACGGCATCCTGGGCGTGATCATCGGCGCGATCATCGTGGCGATTCTCAGCCTGGGGAGCCGGCTCAAGCCCTCCACAGATGAGGCGGCCGACGGCGCGGCGTAA
- a CDS encoding DUF6261 family protein, whose translation MSAYVQLTDLLNYRQPTAGAMLFALQKQHARLSPQAGQPAEIDNAELKGMVEEAIAVNTKNRSLTFDWRNQRQTAPLQREGIAEVDARADRALSQLARAIANWAELELDHPNRQMARTMQAALFPEGVGVTTSLRYEDQNAAIDELLERLQSDYASQVDALGLQIYVTQLTTVNAEYTERLSGLKTNAITYDQVQEAHRVGLEAYFAVILRVWNDYLHDPATRAKLLAPVDEQEQRVRAYYKRRRIAPPIDPETGEVLDEVAGDPNAGEPAEPVADPSPALDTL comes from the coding sequence ATGAGCGCATATGTGCAGTTGACGGACCTTCTGAACTATCGCCAACCCACCGCCGGCGCGATGCTCTTTGCGCTGCAAAAGCAGCACGCGCGCCTGAGCCCGCAGGCCGGGCAGCCGGCCGAGATCGACAATGCGGAGCTCAAAGGCATGGTCGAAGAGGCCATCGCCGTGAATACCAAAAACCGGTCGCTGACCTTCGACTGGCGAAATCAGCGCCAGACCGCCCCGCTGCAACGCGAGGGCATCGCCGAGGTCGACGCCCGCGCCGACCGCGCGCTCAGCCAGCTGGCGCGCGCCATCGCGAACTGGGCCGAGCTTGAGCTCGACCACCCCAACCGCCAGATGGCCCGCACGATGCAGGCCGCGCTCTTCCCCGAGGGCGTCGGGGTGACCACCTCGCTGCGCTACGAAGACCAGAACGCCGCCATCGATGAGCTTTTAGAGCGCCTTCAAAGCGACTATGCCAGCCAGGTCGACGCGCTGGGCCTGCAGATCTATGTCACGCAGCTGACCACGGTGAACGCCGAGTACACCGAGCGTCTCTCGGGGCTCAAAACCAACGCCATCACCTACGACCAGGTGCAGGAGGCCCACCGCGTCGGGCTGGAGGCGTATTTCGCCGTGATTCTGCGGGTGTGGAACGACTACCTGCACGACCCGGCCACCCGCGCGAAGCTCCTGGCCCCGGTCGACGAGCAGGAGCAGCGCGTGCGCGCGTATTATAAGCGCCGGCGCATCGCCCCTCCGATCGACCCGGAGACTGGCGAGGTGCTGGACGAGGTGGCGGGCGACCCGAACGCGGGGGAGCCGGCGGAGCCGGTCGCCGACCCCAGCCCCGCGCTTGATACGCTCTAA
- a CDS encoding type I restriction endonuclease subunit R, giving the protein MAKSTEAPFQQDIIDAMCARGWLTGPPKGYDREAALYTEDFLTYFKEAWPKRWEKFAKMNPNGPEAVLVQKLVRELAQQGTLKVLRQGFKVPGVRVETCSFKPDHAMNPESQRRYACNRLRVVPEVAYSPHARTGANAYNPRLDLVLFVNGIPTATLELKSEFKQSIENAKRQYKQDRPPKDPLTRKDEPLLTFKRGALVHFAVSQSEVAMTTRLEGKDTFFLPFNQGSEDDGAGNPRPADDTQYATAYLWERLFQPDAWLKILARFLHLEQKTEEHFDGTRTVKETMIFPRYHQWEVVNRLVETTHQNGVGGRYLIQHSAGSGKSNSIAWTAHQLASLYDASGEKRLFDSVIVITDRTVLDDQLQKTIDQFEHAAGVIQPINREISSKSKSEQLARALLEQKRIIIVTIQTFPALYDALDKYPQLAGGRYAVIADEAHSSQTGLSAGKLKQLLGSEGADAEELSAEDLITAAAKARGPNEHISYYAFTATPKPKTLELFGHAPDPTLPPGPGNTPEPFHLYSMRQAIEEGFILDVLLNYTTYSTAWRIAHPNGEQDDEVDSKKARLKLAKWVRLHPHNIGQKVEVIVEHFRAHVRHLLGGQAKAMVVTSSRQEAVRYQLAMRKYVQDMGYDDVHPMVAFSGSVAPDAVIPEEVTETSSLLNPGLNGRDLARAFDTQDFNVMIAANKFQTGFDQPKLCAMYVDKKLQGVDCVQTLSRLNRTFSDDKQTFILDFYNEAADILAAFLPYYKKAELSDVTDPQKVFDLQNLLNDEGIYQWQEVEAFARAFFDPKTPNATLAYYCKPAHSRFAERYSAARDAREQAKARRRDAQAAGDSVAINQAEHDLKVAGEELDGLELFRKNLQSFVRLYEFMSQIIPYEDPELEQLSVFARHLHPLLRIDRLFEEVDIGELRLTHYRLNKRAEQQLRLADHDGESPLKPGSDVGTGKARDPKKKRISEIIEALNELFGAEVNEEDKLQYLTGIAARMSRDENLMAQVQNNSDEKLIGSSDFPKSVKDNVLDAMKDHEKLSLEVLNTEKSQRAFTRMVLRLLKDPKFLESAQLLSA; this is encoded by the coding sequence ATGGCGAAAAGCACAGAAGCCCCCTTCCAGCAGGATATCATCGACGCCATGTGCGCCCGGGGTTGGCTGACCGGCCCGCCTAAGGGCTACGACCGCGAGGCGGCGCTCTATACCGAGGATTTCCTCACCTATTTCAAAGAGGCGTGGCCCAAGCGTTGGGAGAAATTCGCCAAGATGAATCCCAATGGGCCCGAGGCGGTGTTGGTCCAAAAATTGGTGCGGGAGCTGGCGCAACAGGGGACACTCAAGGTGCTGCGCCAGGGGTTTAAGGTGCCCGGGGTGCGGGTCGAGACTTGCAGCTTTAAGCCCGACCACGCCATGAACCCGGAGAGCCAGCGGCGCTACGCGTGCAACCGCCTGCGCGTGGTGCCCGAGGTCGCCTACTCGCCGCACGCGCGCACCGGCGCCAACGCGTACAACCCCCGCCTCGATCTGGTGCTCTTCGTTAATGGCATCCCCACCGCCACGCTCGAGCTCAAGAGCGAGTTCAAACAATCGATCGAGAACGCCAAGCGCCAGTACAAACAGGACCGCCCGCCTAAAGACCCGCTGACCCGCAAGGACGAGCCGCTTTTGACCTTCAAGCGCGGCGCGCTGGTGCATTTTGCGGTGAGTCAAAGCGAGGTGGCCATGACCACCCGCCTGGAGGGCAAGGACACCTTCTTTTTGCCTTTTAATCAGGGCAGCGAGGACGACGGGGCGGGCAACCCGCGCCCGGCCGACGACACCCAATATGCCACCGCCTACCTGTGGGAGCGCCTCTTTCAGCCCGACGCCTGGCTTAAGATTCTGGCCCGTTTTCTGCACCTGGAGCAAAAGACCGAGGAGCATTTCGACGGCACGCGCACCGTCAAAGAGACGATGATCTTCCCGCGCTACCACCAATGGGAGGTGGTCAATCGGCTGGTCGAGACCACCCACCAGAATGGCGTTGGCGGGCGCTATCTGATCCAGCATAGCGCCGGCTCGGGCAAGTCGAACTCCATCGCCTGGACCGCCCACCAGCTCGCGTCCCTCTACGATGCTAGCGGCGAAAAACGCCTCTTTGACTCGGTGATCGTCATCACCGACCGCACGGTGCTCGACGACCAACTGCAAAAGACCATCGACCAATTCGAGCACGCCGCCGGGGTAATCCAGCCGATCAACCGCGAGATCAGCAGCAAGAGTAAATCCGAGCAGCTCGCCCGTGCCCTGCTCGAGCAGAAGCGCATCATTATTGTCACCATCCAGACCTTCCCCGCGCTCTACGACGCGCTGGACAAGTACCCCCAGCTCGCCGGCGGCCGCTACGCGGTGATCGCCGACGAGGCGCATTCCTCCCAGACGGGCCTCTCGGCGGGCAAGCTCAAGCAGTTGCTGGGCAGCGAGGGCGCCGACGCCGAGGAGCTCAGCGCCGAGGACCTGATCACCGCCGCGGCAAAGGCGCGCGGGCCCAACGAGCACATCAGCTATTACGCCTTTACCGCCACGCCCAAGCCCAAGACCCTCGAGCTCTTCGGCCATGCCCCCGACCCGACGCTGCCGCCCGGGCCGGGCAATACGCCCGAGCCCTTCCACCTCTACTCGATGCGCCAGGCCATCGAGGAGGGCTTTATTCTCGACGTGCTGCTCAACTACACCACCTACAGCACGGCCTGGCGGATCGCGCACCCCAATGGCGAGCAGGACGACGAGGTCGACTCCAAAAAGGCGCGGCTCAAATTGGCCAAATGGGTGCGCCTGCACCCGCATAATATCGGGCAAAAGGTCGAGGTCATCGTCGAGCATTTCCGCGCCCACGTGCGCCACCTGCTCGGCGGCCAGGCCAAGGCGATGGTCGTCACCAGCAGCCGCCAGGAGGCCGTGCGCTACCAACTCGCCATGCGCAAATACGTCCAGGATATGGGCTACGACGATGTGCACCCCATGGTGGCGTTCTCGGGCAGCGTTGCCCCCGACGCGGTCATCCCCGAGGAGGTCACCGAGACCAGCAGCCTGCTCAACCCCGGGCTGAACGGGCGCGATCTGGCCAGGGCCTTCGACACCCAGGATTTCAACGTAATGATCGCGGCCAATAAGTTTCAGACCGGCTTCGACCAGCCCAAGCTCTGCGCCATGTACGTCGACAAAAAGCTTCAGGGCGTCGACTGCGTGCAGACCCTCTCGCGCCTCAACCGCACCTTTAGCGACGACAAGCAGACCTTCATCCTGGACTTTTATAACGAGGCGGCCGACATCCTGGCCGCGTTTTTGCCCTATTATAAGAAGGCCGAGCTCAGCGACGTGACCGACCCGCAGAAGGTCTTTGATCTGCAAAACCTGCTCAACGACGAGGGCATCTACCAGTGGCAGGAGGTCGAGGCCTTCGCCCGGGCGTTCTTTGACCCCAAAACTCCCAACGCCACGCTGGCCTACTATTGCAAGCCCGCCCACTCGCGCTTCGCCGAGCGCTACAGCGCCGCCCGGGACGCCCGGGAGCAGGCGAAGGCACGGCGCCGCGACGCGCAGGCCGCCGGCGACAGCGTGGCCATCAACCAGGCCGAGCACGACCTGAAAGTCGCCGGCGAGGAGCTCGACGGGCTGGAGCTCTTCCGGAAAAACCTGCAGAGCTTTGTGCGCCTCTACGAATTCATGTCGCAGATCATCCCCTACGAGGACCCCGAGCTGGAGCAATTGAGCGTTTTTGCTCGCCACCTGCACCCGCTTTTGCGCATCGACCGCCTCTTTGAGGAGGTCGATATCGGCGAGCTACGCCTGACGCATTACCGCCTCAATAAACGGGCCGAGCAGCAGCTACGGCTGGCGGATCACGATGGTGAGTCGCCGCTCAAGCCGGGCTCCGACGTGGGCACGGGCAAGGCGCGCGACCCCAAGAAGAAACGGATCTCCGAGATCATCGAGGCGCTCAACGAGCTCTTCGGCGCCGAGGTCAACGAGGAGGATAAATTGCAATACCTCACCGGCATCGCCGCGCGCATGAGCCGCGATGAAAACCTGATGGCCCAGGTGCAGAACAACTCCGACGAGAAGCTTATCGGCAGCTCTGATTTCCCCAAAAGCGTCAAAGACAATGTGTTGGACGCCATGAAGGACCACGAAAAGCTGTCTCTTGAGGTGCTCAATACGGAGAAATCTCAGCGCGCGTTCACGCGCATGGTCTTGCGTTTGCTCAAAGACCCGAAATTTTTGGAGAGCGCGCAGCTGCTCAGCGCCTGA
- a CDS encoding restriction endonuclease subunit S produces MSYPKYPAYKDSGVEWLGEVPKGWDIANIKLFAELITGITPPSSDLSNYTKEGWPWIRPEDLDNSGDAVLASRFLTDKGWRFCRTVKSKSTLICCIGSIGKLGFVESNVTTNQQITAVVPKRNERFFFYLMHTLKPAFNINATGNVLRILNSERLGNIAITIPSQNEAETIARFLDHETTRIDALIEEQQRLIELLQEKRQAVISHAVTKGLDPTVPMKDSGVEWLGEVPAHWTVGGVTHFIGPVVDYRGRTPTKVDDGIFLVTARNIRNGQIDYEVSKEYVEPESAESLLARGRPEIGDLLFTMEAPLGQVALIDRTDIALAQRIVKFRGKPDVMNNHYLMFWFMSTACQARLETLATGSTALGIKASKLGMIECLVPPLKEQDAIVSHLQKETAKSDTLINEAEQVTLLLQERRSALISAAVTGKIDVRDWQPPTPSKTHDVEEAEAV; encoded by the coding sequence ATGAGTTATCCTAAATATCCAGCGTATAAAGATTCTGGGGTGGAGTGGTTGGGGGAGGTTCCGAAAGGGTGGGATATTGCAAATATCAAACTTTTTGCTGAACTCATCACTGGAATCACTCCACCCAGTAGTGATTTGAGTAATTATACAAAAGAAGGATGGCCATGGATTCGTCCTGAAGATCTTGATAATTCTGGCGATGCCGTTTTGGCCTCGCGATTTTTAACAGATAAGGGATGGAGGTTTTGCCGAACAGTTAAAAGCAAATCAACTCTAATTTGCTGCATTGGCTCCATCGGCAAGCTTGGCTTTGTCGAGTCTAATGTAACTACCAACCAGCAAATTACAGCAGTTGTGCCAAAGAGAAATGAAAGATTCTTCTTTTACTTAATGCACACTTTAAAACCAGCTTTTAATATTAACGCAACCGGCAATGTACTTAGAATTCTAAATTCAGAACGGCTTGGAAATATTGCGATTACAATTCCTTCTCAAAATGAGGCTGAGACAATCGCCCGCTTTCTCGACCACGAAACCACCCGCATCGACGCGCTGATCGAAGAACAGCAGCGCCTGATCGAATTGCTCCAGGAAAAGCGCCAGGCCGTGATCTCCCACGCCGTCACCAAAGGCCTCGACCCGACGGTGCCGATGAAGGATTCCGGGGTGGAGTGGCTGGGGGAGGTGCCGGCGCATTGGACGGTTGGTGGTGTAACGCACTTTATCGGCCCAGTAGTGGATTACCGAGGAAGAACACCAACAAAAGTTGATGATGGTATTTTCTTAGTTACTGCTAGGAATATTCGTAATGGACAAATCGACTACGAGGTATCGAAAGAATACGTTGAGCCTGAGTCCGCTGAATCGCTGTTGGCTAGAGGGCGTCCTGAGATAGGAGATTTATTATTTACAATGGAAGCACCGCTCGGACAGGTTGCATTAATTGATCGAACAGACATTGCTTTGGCTCAGCGAATTGTCAAATTCAGAGGCAAGCCGGATGTAATGAATAATCACTATTTGATGTTCTGGTTTATGAGCACAGCCTGCCAGGCTAGATTGGAAACTTTGGCAACCGGATCAACAGCTTTAGGCATTAAAGCAAGCAAGTTAGGAATGATTGAATGTCTTGTTCCCCCATTGAAAGAACAGGATGCTATCGTTTCGCATCTTCAGAAAGAGACTGCTAAAAGTGACACGTTAATTAATGAAGCAGAGCAAGTAACTTTACTCCTCCAAGAACGCCGCTCCGCCCTCATCTCCGCCGCCGTCACCGGCAAGATCGACGTGCGCGACTGGCAACCGCCCACCCCTTCCAAAACGCATGACGTGGAAGAGGCCGAGGCCGTATAA